CTACGTTCAGGACGTAGTGGGCTTACGCCCGTGAAGGTTCAAGTCCTTTCATCCCCACCATGAAAATATGACTATCTTTGATGGTCATATTCTTATTTTGAGGACAGCTTGAACCTTCCCACATAAAAAGACCAGCAAAGCTGGGCTTTTTTATTTTCAAAAATGTGTCAGGCGCCAGGTTATCGGCGGTTTCGGTACGTCTGTTTTTAGAATAACGCCGCTTGAAGCGGTGGTTGTGCCGCTAGATAATTGAACAGTGCCCACATTCTGACCTTTTGTAGCCGGCGTTTTGATAGGTTTAATATTTTCTTTAACACTCGGGGTCTTATCTTTCCAGACCAGCATTTTTACGTCTTTGGTGGCGATCGCTTGATAGGTTTTGCCCCACTTGGTTTTATATGTAGCTACTACTTGTCCGGCCTTGACCGGTTCGACTAGCGTAAAGTTAGCATCAACATTTTTGATAATTGTTTGGCTATCTGATAATGCGCTCGATAGGTCCGGATCACCAACCACGGCACCAATAATTGTTTTGGTTTGGCCGTCTATGGTGTGTTTGGCGGCAAACATAAAACAGCCGCCGGCTTGGTCGGTGTTGCCGGTTTTAATGCCAACAATTCCGTCGCTGCCCAAAATGCTGTCCGAAACATTATAGATAGTGCCAAAAGCCGGTGAGTCAGCCACTCGCTGGCTGACAAGGTCGGCTATAACCGGATTGCCCATAGCTGCATAAGCGAGTTTGAACAAGTCGCTGGCTGTAGAAACGGTTTGTGGCGAAAACCCGCTAGCGTCAGAAACGGTGGTGCCGGTCATGCCCAAACTTTTTACGTAGCTATTGGCGTAGGTAGTGTAGGTGCTAATTGAGCCAAACTGCCAGATTGCTAAAGAATCGGCGATATTATTGGCGCTCGGCAGCATCATGGCCTGCAAGGCCTGGTATTCGGTTATTTGCTGGCCGGCAGTTACTGGTACCAGCGAGCCGTCTTCGGCGGCATATTTTTGATAAATAGCCACGTCATTGTCTGTCAAAGTTATAGTCGGGCCTTGCTCGCCAGATTTTAAAGGACTTTTTTGCAAGACGCTCAGGGCCGTAATTACTTTGGCGATGCTGGCGATCGGTGCCGGAGTCTGCTGGCCATGAATGGCGAGCAGACCGTCTTCTGTTGTGCCCAAAGCCATTTGGCCACTGGGCCAGGGCAGGCTTGCGGCAGCAGGCTTGGGTGTATCCAAGCTAGCCAGACTGGCGCTTGTTTGCGCAAACGGCCGGGTCAGATTAAAAACTTCAATAACAATGATAATTATCAGCGCTAAGGCGATAGTGTACCGGAGCAACTTTTGTTTAGTCATTACTTACTAGAATACACTCTAAGCTTAAAGCTCGCTTTAAGCTTAGAACTGCTATAATTAAGGTGTAAGGAGTAGAAATGGTAGCAGTAATTATAGTTCTGGTCGTCATCGCCGTAATTCTTATAAGTATCGGTGTGCTATATAACGGCTTGGTCCGTTCCAAAGTTCGTGTTGATGAAGCCTGGAGCGATATAGAAGTTCAGCTTAAGCGGCGCTATGATCTTATTCCTAATCTAGTTAATACCGTGAAGGGTTACGCCACTCACGAAAAGTCAGTTTTTGAAAACGTATCCAAAGCTCGGACTCAAGCTCTAAGTGCAAAGACTGTTGGCGAAGCCGCCAAGGCCGATAATCAATTCCAGCAAGCTATGAAGAGCTTGTTTGCCGTAGCCGAGGCCTATCCGCAATTGCGCGCCAGCGAAAACTTTCAGCAGTTGCAAGAAGAAGTTACCGATACAGAAGACAAAATTCAGGCGTCCCGACGCTTTTATAATGGCGCGGTCCGAGACTTTAATATAAAGATTAAGGTTTTTCCAACTAACATGTTTGCCCGGCACCTTGGCTTTAGTCAGCCGCGCGAATTCTTTGATGTTGACGCTGACCAGCAGGATGAAATTAAAGAGCCTGTCAAAGTAGACTTTTCTAAATAGGGTGTAGTCGTAATGTACGAGCAAATTAGCAGTAACAAGCGCCGCACAGTTTTTCTGATGTTCTTCTTTTTGGTGCTCCTTTGGGCAATTGCTTTTGCGATCAGCAAAGCCACCGGCCAGCCGGGGTTGTTGTTTACCGTCGGCCTTTTTAGTCTAATTTACGCGGGCTTTAGTTATTTTTTTGGAGCCAAAATGGCCCTGGCCGTGAATGGCGCCAAAGAAATTACTAAAAAAGATGATCCGCGCTTATGGCGAACAGTTGAGAACTTGGCAATCACCGACGGTTTGCCAATGCCGCGAGTTTATATAATGAACGATCCATCACCTAACGCTTTTGCTACTGGCCGCGACCCGAATCATTCGGTGGTTTGTGCTACCACTGGCCTGCTGCAAGTCATGAACGACACCGAGCTAGAAGGAGTTATAGCTCACGAGCTTGGCCATGTTAAAAATTATGATATTAGAGTTAATACGCTAGCTTTTGCGCTGGCTGGCATCATCAGCATGATTGCCGATTTCTTTTTGCGATTCACCTTTTGGGGAGGCGATAGGCAAGAACGCGAGAACAACCAGCTGGCCTTTATTATCGCCATCGTGGCCGCTATTTTAGCGCCAATTGCCGCCATGCTTTTGCAGTTAGCCATTAGCCGCCGCCGCGAATATTTAGCCGATGCCACCGGCGCGCTGACTACCCGATATCCGGAAGGCCTGGCCAGCGCTTTGGAAAAAATAGAAAAAACGGGCAGTGTTTTGCGCAAACAAAATACTTCTACGGCTCACATGTTCTTTGCTAACCCGCTTAAAGGCCACAGTGTTGCCGGGCTTTTCAGCACTCATCCGCCGATTGAAGAGCGTATACGAGTCCTGCGCGAAATGGAGCTCTAAGCGCGCTATTTACCTCTGTTTGGGGTATAATATTAGTAATGCCAAAAGCGGAGACTAAAAAGAAATCTTCTGCTAAATCCAGCAAAGTAGCTGGCGCGCCGCGCATGCGCAAAACTACGCGCAAGCAAGCTCGCTCTAAAGCCAAAAAAGAAGCTCGTACCCAAAAACCATTAGTTAACAGCTTTAAGCTAACCGCCCAAGTAGTTAGGTCAATCGCTGCGCACTGGAAGCCGCTCGGCGGCATAGTTTTGGTTTATTTGATATTGAACATACTTTTCGCCAGCGGCATTAGTGATTTGTCTAGCAGTGTAAATTCCATTAAAACTGACCTGAACAGCAACGGCGACAGCGCCCACCCCATTGTCGCCGGTGCTTCTGCCTTTTTGACG
This window of the Candidatus Saccharimonadales bacterium genome carries:
- a CDS encoding M48 family metalloprotease; the encoded protein is MYEQISSNKRRTVFLMFFFLVLLWAIAFAISKATGQPGLLFTVGLFSLIYAGFSYFFGAKMALAVNGAKEITKKDDPRLWRTVENLAITDGLPMPRVYIMNDPSPNAFATGRDPNHSVVCATTGLLQVMNDTELEGVIAHELGHVKNYDIRVNTLAFALAGIISMIADFFLRFTFWGGDRQERENNQLAFIIAIVAAILAPIAAMLLQLAISRRREYLADATGALTTRYPEGLASALEKIEKTGSVLRKQNTSTAHMFFANPLKGHSVAGLFSTHPPIEERIRVLREMEL
- a CDS encoding serine hydrolase, translated to MTKQKLLRYTIALALIIIIVIEVFNLTRPFAQTSASLASLDTPKPAAASLPWPSGQMALGTTEDGLLAIHGQQTPAPIASIAKVITALSVLQKSPLKSGEQGPTITLTDNDVAIYQKYAAEDGSLVPVTAGQQITEYQALQAMMLPSANNIADSLAIWQFGSISTYTTYANSYVKSLGMTGTTVSDASGFSPQTVSTASDLFKLAYAAMGNPVIADLVSQRVADSPAFGTIYNVSDSILGSDGIVGIKTGNTDQAGGCFMFAAKHTIDGQTKTIIGAVVGDPDLSSALSDSQTIIKNVDANFTLVEPVKAGQVVATYKTKWGKTYQAIATKDVKMLVWKDKTPSVKENIKPIKTPATKGQNVGTVQLSSGTTTASSGVILKTDVPKPPITWRLTHF
- a CDS encoding LemA family protein: MVAVIIVLVVIAVILISIGVLYNGLVRSKVRVDEAWSDIEVQLKRRYDLIPNLVNTVKGYATHEKSVFENVSKARTQALSAKTVGEAAKADNQFQQAMKSLFAVAEAYPQLRASENFQQLQEEVTDTEDKIQASRRFYNGAVRDFNIKIKVFPTNMFARHLGFSQPREFFDVDADQQDEIKEPVKVDFSK